Proteins encoded together in one Miscanthus floridulus cultivar M001 chromosome 16, ASM1932011v1, whole genome shotgun sequence window:
- the LOC136511001 gene encoding uncharacterized protein: MNSTNGSELTSRLFYRRAQLEDELHSFCKVSTVQSSMGGPSVTNFQRQLLASVVEQKLVGSNTSAAWLLSQGSKIQLFNRSTTTALIREFMIKWMDPLCFY, from the exons ATGAACTCGACGAATGGTTCAG AGCTTACCAGTAGGCTGTTCTATAGGAGAGCACAGCTAGAAGATGAACTCCACTCATTCTGCAAG GTTTCAACAGTTCAGAGCAGCATGGGAGGTCCTTCCGTTACCAATTTCCAGCGGCAGCTTTTAGCTTCAGTTGTTGAACAAAAGCTGGTGGGCAGCAACACATCAGCAGCTTGGTTGTTATCTCAG GGCTCCAAAATACAATTGTTTAACAGGTCCACCACAACAGCATTA ATTAGAGAGTTTATGATTAAGTGGATGGATCCTTTATGTTTCTACTGA